A window of the Lolium perenne isolate Kyuss_39 chromosome 7, Kyuss_2.0, whole genome shotgun sequence genome harbors these coding sequences:
- the LOC127312812 gene encoding patatin-like protein 2, whose amino-acid sequence MSPVHVPELTSSGSLTLDPVQRTLSRLALASSAAAMTPRSPPPSYGSIVTVLSIDGGGVRGIIPGTILAFLEEKLQELDGPDARLADYFDVIAGTSTGGLVTAMLTAPNAQGRPLFAAKDINSFYLEHCPSIFPAVSGGPLGLLRSIRGPKYDGQYLHSVVRKLLGDTRVDQALQNIVIPTFDIKLLQPTIFSRYDALNDVSKNALLADVCISTSAAPTYLPGHHFETKDKDGKPRAFNLIDGGVAANNPTMLAMTHVSKQILLGNQDFFPIKPADYGKFMVLSLGTGSAKVEEKYDAAACGKWGILGWLYNGGASPLIDSFSQASADLVDIEASVLFQALRCEKRYLRIQDDELKGDTSSVDVSTPENLNKLVGVGKALLKRSVCRVDVETGKSVPDKNRGTNEEELTHFALMLSQERKARFQKKGVSVTH is encoded by the exons ATGTCGCCCGTGCACGTCCCGGAGCTCACCAGCAGCGGCTCCCTGACCTTGGATCCGGTGCAGCGGACGCTCAGCCGCCTCGCCCTCGCGTCGTCGGCGGCGGCCATGACGCCCAGGTCCCCGCCGCCGTCCTACGGGAGCATCGTCACCGTGCTCAGcatcgacggcggcggcgtccgcgGCATCATCCCCGGAACCATCCTCGCCTTCCTCGAAGAGAAGCTCCAG GAGCTCGATGGACCAGACGCGAGGCTCGCAGACTACTTCGACGTGATCGCCGGGACgagcaccggcgggctcgtgacGGCCATGCTCACCGCGCCCAACGCCCAGGGCCGCCCGCTCTTCGCCGCCAAGGACATCAACAGCTTCTACCTGGAGCACTGCCCAAGCATCTTCCCTGCCGTCAGCGGCGGGCCTCTCGGCTTGCTCAGGAGCATCAGGGGACCCAAGTACGACGGCCAGTACCTCCACTCCGTCGTCAGAAAGCTGCTCGGCGACACGCGGGTAGACCAGGCTCTGCAGAACATCGTCATCCCCACCTTCGACATCAAGCTGCTCCAGCCAACCATATTCTCCAGATACGAC GCCCTGAACGACGTCTCCAAGAACGCTCTCCTAGCCGACGTCTGTATCAGCACGTCGGCAGCGCCTACTTACCTCCCCGGCCACCACTTCGAGACCAAGGACAAGGATGGCAAGCCCCGGGCGTTCAACCTTATCGACGGAGGCGTCGCCGCAAATAACCCG ACGATGCTAGCGATGACGCACGTAAGCAAGCAGATCCTGCTGGGCAACCAGGACTTCTTCCCGATCAAGCCGGCGGACTACGGCAAATTCATGGTGCTCTCGCTCGGTACCGGCTCCGCCAAGGTGGAGGAGAAGTACGACGCAGCCGCCTGCGGCAAGTGGGGTATCCTTGGCTGGCTCTACAACGGCGGTGCCTCGCCGCTCATTGACAGCTTCAGTCAGGCTAGCGCCGACCTGGTCGACATCGAGGCGTCCGTGCTCTTCCAGGCGCTGCGCTGCGAGAAGCGGTACCTCCGCATCCAGGACGACGAGCTCAAGGGCGACACCTCCTCCGTCGATGTGTCAACGCCTGAGAACCTCAACAAGCTCGTCGGCGTCGGCAAGGCGCTGCTCAAGAGGAGCGTGTGCAGGGTGGACGTCGAGACCGGCAAGAGCGTGCCTGACAAGAATAGAGGCACCAATGAGGAGGAACTCACCCATTTCGCCCTCATGCTGTCACAGGAGCGGAAAGCTAGGTTCCAGAAGAAAGGCGTAAGCGTCACACACTAA